A single region of the Arthrobacter sp. zg-Y820 genome encodes:
- a CDS encoding DUF3618 domain-containing protein produces the protein MSDNPDAIRADIEETRRRLGSNVDAVADKVTPSHIVQRQTDKVKDAVFGVRDNVKDKVMGAADSMTDKVQTGTGTASDGLSRAGTAAGEAPQKLTAKAQGNPIAAGLIAFGAGLLAASLIPASEKERVAADNLKTAAEPLTSQVTDTAKEMAQGLKEPAQEAMENVKATAAEAAQNVKQEGQGAADDVKGKASDAQDNVRKA, from the coding sequence ATGAGCGACAATCCCGACGCTATCCGAGCAGACATTGAAGAGACCCGCCGCCGCCTCGGAAGCAACGTAGACGCCGTAGCGGACAAAGTCACCCCGTCCCATATTGTCCAGCGGCAGACCGACAAGGTGAAGGACGCCGTGTTTGGTGTCAGGGACAACGTAAAGGACAAAGTGATGGGAGCAGCTGATTCTATGACTGACAAGGTTCAGACCGGCACGGGCACCGCCTCCGACGGTCTCTCACGCGCCGGCACCGCAGCAGGTGAAGCGCCGCAGAAACTCACCGCCAAGGCGCAGGGCAATCCCATCGCCGCAGGGCTCATCGCGTTTGGCGCGGGGCTGCTGGCAGCCTCCCTGATCCCCGCCAGCGAGAAGGAACGCGTAGCTGCGGACAACCTCAAGACCGCGGCCGAGCCGCTGACCTCCCAGGTCACCGACACAGCCAAGGAAATGGCGCAGGGCCTCAAGGAGCCGGCTCAGGAAGCCATGGAAAACGTGAAGGCAACGGCTGCTGAAGCGGCTCAGAACGTCAAGCAGGAAGGCCAGGGCGCTGCCGATGATGTGAAGGGCAAGGCCTCAGACGCACAGGACAACGTCCGGAAAGCCTGA
- a CDS encoding glutamate--cysteine ligase, whose protein sequence is MGAEVNSKTYSREQRTRYRQRLLENLDRFAGYLSTATFADTASIGLELELNLTNQDFSPALRNTAVLQQIADPAFQTEIGAFNIEMNHPALAIGGRGLRDLEDSLRYQLNRADTRAAEVNTEILMVGILPTLQPALLEDKEWLSAGKRYAALNTSVLQARGEDVHVDLRGAEPLSFYAKNISPEAACTSVQLHLEVSPEDFAPAWNAAQIIAAPQIALAANSPIFLEHILWHETRIELFKQAIDTRPPEMRNQGVRPRVWFGERWITSIFDLFEENVRYFPALLPELSRSSGGSTAAGAPLLPELRLHNGTVYRWNRPIYDPGEHAPNLRLENRVLPAGPTVLDVVANAAFFYGLVQYLRTADRPLWSRMAFKSAADNFLTCARLGLEATLYWPGIGEIPVAELIIRHLIPQAASGLQELGVDDQLIGRYLDVIRERARTEQNGASWQIAYLRRLESQGMERTAALAEMSKRYWENMHTNAPVHEWPVD, encoded by the coding sequence ATGGGCGCCGAAGTTAACAGCAAAACGTACAGCCGGGAGCAGCGCACGCGATACCGCCAGCGCCTGCTCGAAAACCTCGACCGGTTTGCCGGTTACCTTTCAACGGCAACATTCGCCGACACCGCCAGCATTGGCCTCGAGCTTGAGCTGAACCTGACCAATCAGGACTTCTCCCCGGCACTCCGAAACACTGCTGTTTTGCAGCAAATTGCCGATCCGGCCTTCCAGACCGAGATCGGTGCGTTCAACATCGAAATGAACCACCCTGCCCTGGCCATCGGCGGCCGTGGCCTGCGGGATCTCGAAGATTCCCTGCGTTATCAGCTAAACCGGGCTGACACCCGCGCTGCCGAAGTGAACACCGAAATTCTCATGGTCGGGATTTTGCCCACGCTCCAGCCGGCCCTGCTGGAGGACAAGGAGTGGCTCAGCGCCGGCAAGCGGTATGCAGCCCTGAACACGTCGGTTCTCCAGGCGCGCGGGGAAGATGTGCACGTGGACCTCCGCGGAGCGGAGCCGCTGTCGTTCTACGCCAAGAACATTTCCCCCGAGGCGGCATGCACCTCGGTGCAGCTGCATCTGGAGGTCAGTCCGGAGGACTTTGCTCCGGCGTGGAACGCCGCCCAGATCATCGCCGCTCCGCAGATTGCCCTGGCAGCCAACTCCCCCATTTTCTTGGAGCACATCCTCTGGCACGAAACCCGGATTGAGCTTTTCAAACAGGCCATTGACACCCGCCCGCCGGAGATGAGGAACCAGGGGGTGCGACCGCGGGTATGGTTTGGCGAACGGTGGATCACCTCGATTTTTGACCTCTTCGAGGAAAATGTCCGCTACTTTCCGGCGCTGCTGCCGGAGCTGTCCCGCAGCAGCGGAGGCTCCACTGCCGCCGGAGCGCCGTTGCTCCCGGAATTGCGCCTGCACAACGGAACGGTTTACCGCTGGAACCGGCCGATCTACGACCCCGGCGAACATGCCCCCAATCTGAGGCTGGAGAACCGGGTCCTGCCCGCCGGGCCGACGGTGCTGGATGTGGTCGCCAACGCAGCGTTCTTCTACGGCCTGGTCCAGTACCTGCGGACCGCTGACCGCCCGCTTTGGAGCCGAATGGCTTTCAAGAGCGCCGCGGACAACTTCCTGACCTGCGCACGCTTGGGACTGGAGGCTACCCTCTACTGGCCGGGCATCGGTGAAATACCTGTCGCAGAACTGATCATTCGGCATCTGATTCCTCAGGCGGCCTCAGGGCTCCAGGAGCTCGGCGTGGACGACCAGCTGATCGGCCGCTATCTGGACGTCATCCGGGAAAGGGCCCGCACCGAACAAAACGGAGCATCCTGGCAGATCGCCTACCTGCGGCGACTTGAGAGCCAGGGCATGGAACGAACCGCTGCCCTGGCCGAAATGTCCAAGCGGTACTGGGAGAATATGCACACCAATGCCCCGGTCCATGAGTGGCCGGTGGACTGA
- a CDS encoding HNH endonuclease signature motif containing protein, which yields MEDLEAAERVCLINEIRALEELKCVIAAAQAKAAAAFDASTRRAQARAGLKAEQLGQGVAAQLALARRDSPHNGAKLLGLARILTTEMPHTLHALSTGVINEWRATLLVRETACLTLADRQKVDEQIAGNTAELEQLGDRKLIARIKSLSYGLDPHAVVNRAAHAVSQRYVSCRPAPDTMTYLTALLPVAQGVGVFAALTRDADRLRASGDPRTKGQIMADTLVERTTGQARAEDVRVEVQLIMTDRTLLHGILPPDTYTGTNTGTDAGTNTDTDADTAAELDAARTSADTKDPGTASCGKQTESFLPDGAEPAVLAGYGIVPAQWARDLIRGPNPVPDDPIPDSPDPGDKDQARGPAPNPARGPAPNQAHNWARDPGGATAGWGTVARRPDPRTEVWLRRLYVAPNSGQLAAMDSRARLVPGGLARLIAARDQICRTPWCGAPIRHYDHITPVREGGPTSAENIQGLCEACNQAKEAPGWSANAVGDRQPDRHTVDTITPTGHTYRSAAPQLPESTASRASTAPIARSPGTGEASTASSFTLSRRSSHSARDSRVT from the coding sequence GTGGAGGATTTGGAGGCTGCGGAGCGGGTCTGCCTGATCAACGAGATCCGGGCGTTGGAGGAATTGAAGTGCGTCATCGCCGCCGCCCAGGCCAAGGCCGCGGCGGCCTTTGACGCTTCCACCCGCCGCGCCCAGGCACGGGCCGGCCTGAAGGCCGAGCAGCTGGGTCAGGGCGTAGCCGCGCAACTGGCCCTGGCGCGGCGGGACTCTCCGCATAACGGTGCCAAACTGCTGGGCCTGGCAAGGATCCTGACCACCGAAATGCCGCACACCCTGCACGCCCTCTCCACCGGGGTGATCAACGAGTGGCGGGCCACGCTCCTGGTCCGCGAGACCGCCTGCCTGACCCTGGCCGACCGGCAGAAAGTCGATGAACAGATCGCCGGGAACACCGCGGAACTGGAACAGCTCGGAGACCGGAAGCTGATCGCCCGGATCAAGTCCCTGTCCTACGGCCTGGACCCGCATGCCGTGGTCAACCGTGCCGCGCATGCCGTTTCCCAACGGTATGTGTCCTGCCGTCCGGCCCCGGACACCATGACCTATCTGACCGCGCTGCTGCCGGTTGCCCAGGGCGTGGGCGTCTTCGCGGCGCTAACCCGGGACGCGGACCGGCTGCGGGCGTCCGGGGACCCGCGGACGAAGGGCCAGATCATGGCCGACACCCTCGTGGAACGCACCACCGGACAGGCCCGGGCCGAGGACGTGCGGGTCGAGGTGCAGCTGATCATGACGGACCGGACGCTGCTGCACGGCATCCTGCCGCCAGACACATACACAGGCACAAACACAGGCACAGACGCGGGCACAAATACGGATACGGACGCGGACACGGCAGCGGAGCTGGACGCTGCCAGGACATCTGCGGACACCAAAGACCCCGGGACCGCGAGCTGTGGCAAGCAAACGGAATCATTCCTGCCCGACGGAGCCGAACCGGCCGTGCTGGCCGGATACGGAATCGTTCCCGCGCAGTGGGCCCGGGACCTGATCCGCGGTCCCAACCCGGTTCCGGACGATCCCATCCCGGACAGCCCGGATCCCGGGGACAAGGACCAGGCCCGTGGTCCCGCCCCTAATCCGGCCCGTGGTCCCGCCCCCAACCAGGCCCATAACTGGGCCCGTGATCCGGGCGGCGCCACAGCCGGCTGGGGTACGGTGGCGCGGCGGCCGGATCCGCGCACCGAAGTCTGGCTCCGCCGGCTCTACGTCGCACCGAACTCCGGGCAGCTGGCCGCGATGGATTCCCGGGCACGGCTCGTACCCGGCGGCCTGGCCCGGCTGATCGCAGCCCGCGACCAGATCTGCCGGACTCCGTGGTGCGGAGCACCGATCCGGCACTACGACCACATCACGCCCGTCCGCGAGGGCGGACCAACCAGTGCCGAGAATATTCAGGGACTCTGCGAGGCCTGCAACCAGGCCAAGGAAGCACCAGGCTGGAGCGCAAACGCGGTCGGGGATCGCCAACCGGACCGCCACACAGTGGACACGATCACTCCTACCGGACACACCTACCGGTCCGCGGCGCCGCAACTCCCGGAATCAACTGCTTCCCGTGCTTCCACTGCGCCAATCGCGAGGTCTCCCGGCACCGGTGAAGCCAGCACAGCTTCCAGCTTCACACTCAGCCGGAGGAGTTCACACTCTGCCCGAGACAGTCGTGTGACCTAA
- the purH gene encoding bifunctional phosphoribosylaminoimidazolecarboxamide formyltransferase/IMP cyclohydrolase has product MSSQPLNRVPIRRALISVYDKTGLTELAQGLAAAGVSIVSTGSTAKQIAAAGVEVTEVADVTGFNECLDGRVKTLHPRIHAGILADRRREDHVAQLEEMEIEPFDLVVVNLYPFVQTVKSGASQDEVVEQIDIGGPSMVRAAAKNHPSVAVVVDPDKYAEVVTAAAEGGFDLNQRRRLAAEAFASTAAYDTAVAAWTAEQFGDGTEEGSSWPAYTGLALERSEVLRYGENPHQDAALYVDKSALPGVAQADQLHGKAMSYNNYVDADAALRAAFDFDLPAVAVIKHANPCGVAVASPGAADPIADAHAKAHACDPVSAFGGVIAANRTVTAGMATSVKDIFTEVVIAPDFEPEAVEILSAKKNIRLLTLPEGYGRNVAEFRQVSGGMLIQKSDKMQAEGDNPENWTLVSGSAADEATLADLAFAWTAVRAAKSNAILLAQNGASVGVGMGQVNRVDSCRLAVERANSLGGPDEDRASGSVAASDAFFPFADGLQILIDAGIRAVVQPGGSIRDSEVIEAANAAGVTMYFTGARHFFH; this is encoded by the coding sequence GTGAGCTCACAGCCGCTGAACCGTGTTCCTATCCGCCGGGCCCTGATCTCGGTCTACGACAAGACGGGTCTGACGGAACTCGCGCAGGGCCTGGCTGCTGCCGGAGTGAGCATCGTGTCCACCGGATCCACCGCTAAGCAGATTGCCGCAGCCGGAGTCGAGGTGACCGAGGTAGCCGATGTCACCGGATTCAACGAGTGCCTCGACGGTCGGGTCAAGACACTGCATCCGCGTATCCATGCCGGGATCCTCGCTGACCGCCGCCGTGAGGATCACGTGGCGCAGCTTGAGGAAATGGAAATTGAACCCTTCGATTTGGTGGTCGTAAACCTCTACCCGTTCGTCCAGACCGTGAAGTCCGGCGCCAGCCAGGACGAGGTGGTCGAGCAGATCGACATCGGCGGACCGTCCATGGTCCGCGCCGCTGCCAAGAACCACCCATCGGTGGCCGTCGTGGTGGACCCGGACAAGTATGCCGAAGTGGTTACGGCTGCCGCAGAGGGTGGCTTCGATCTAAACCAGCGACGCCGCCTGGCCGCCGAAGCGTTTGCCTCCACGGCAGCCTACGACACTGCGGTTGCCGCGTGGACCGCGGAACAGTTCGGTGACGGGACTGAGGAAGGCTCCAGCTGGCCGGCCTACACCGGCCTGGCTCTGGAACGGTCCGAAGTGCTGCGCTACGGCGAGAACCCGCACCAGGACGCGGCCCTCTACGTGGACAAGAGTGCTCTGCCCGGGGTTGCCCAGGCCGACCAGCTGCACGGCAAGGCGATGTCTTACAACAACTACGTCGACGCCGATGCCGCCCTGCGCGCGGCCTTTGACTTCGACCTGCCGGCCGTCGCCGTCATCAAGCACGCAAATCCCTGCGGTGTGGCGGTAGCTTCCCCTGGTGCAGCCGATCCCATCGCCGACGCGCATGCGAAGGCCCACGCCTGTGACCCGGTTTCCGCTTTTGGCGGCGTCATCGCTGCCAACCGCACCGTCACGGCAGGAATGGCCACCTCGGTCAAGGACATCTTCACCGAAGTGGTGATCGCCCCCGACTTTGAGCCCGAGGCCGTGGAAATCCTCTCAGCGAAGAAGAACATCCGCCTGTTGACGCTGCCGGAAGGCTATGGCCGGAACGTGGCAGAATTCCGCCAGGTCTCGGGAGGCATGCTGATCCAGAAGTCCGACAAGATGCAGGCCGAAGGGGACAACCCCGAGAACTGGACCCTGGTGTCCGGCAGCGCCGCCGACGAGGCTACTCTGGCCGACCTCGCCTTTGCCTGGACGGCGGTGCGCGCGGCCAAGTCCAACGCCATCCTTCTGGCGCAGAACGGTGCTTCCGTAGGTGTGGGCATGGGCCAGGTCAACCGGGTGGATTCCTGCCGGCTCGCCGTCGAGCGCGCCAACAGCCTGGGCGGCCCGGACGAGGACCGCGCCAGCGGTTCCGTGGCGGCGTCGGACGCCTTTTTCCCCTTTGCCGACGGACTGCAGATCCTCATCGATGCCGGCATCCGCGCCGTCGTCCAGCCCGGGGGATCGATCCGCGACAGTGAAGTCATTGAAGCAGCCAACGCTGCAGGCGTGACCATGTACTTCACCGGCGCCCGGCACTTCTTCCACTAA
- the purU gene encoding formyltetrahydrofolate deformylase, with amino-acid sequence MAPAASAYTLTLSCPDQPGIVHAVSGGLVAARGNITESQQYGSAETGTFFMRVDFTAPGTRAEVRETLAPVARAFGMEWQLFTAGAPVRTLIMASKSGHCLNDLLFRQRAGTLPIEIPAIVSNHKDLAGLAAFYGIPFHHIPVTPAGKEAAENELRGLMQDLDIELVVLARYMQILSNDLCSDLSGRAINIHHSFLPSFKGARPYHQAHARGVKLIGATAHYVTSDLDEGPIIEQEVIRVDHARSAPQLAALGSDVEGRTLSKAVQWHAEHRVLLDGKRTIVFN; translated from the coding sequence ATGGCCCCCGCCGCTTCCGCCTACACGCTCACCCTGTCCTGCCCGGACCAACCGGGCATCGTGCATGCCGTCTCCGGCGGCCTCGTCGCCGCGCGGGGAAACATCACTGAATCCCAGCAGTACGGCAGCGCCGAAACCGGAACCTTCTTCATGCGCGTGGACTTCACCGCCCCCGGCACCCGCGCGGAAGTCCGGGAAACCCTGGCGCCGGTGGCCCGGGCCTTCGGCATGGAGTGGCAGCTGTTCACCGCCGGCGCTCCGGTGCGCACCCTGATCATGGCCTCCAAGTCCGGCCACTGCCTGAATGACCTCCTCTTCCGCCAGCGTGCCGGAACCCTGCCGATCGAGATTCCGGCGATTGTGTCCAACCACAAGGACCTCGCCGGGCTGGCCGCCTTCTACGGCATCCCGTTCCACCACATTCCGGTAACCCCGGCCGGCAAGGAGGCGGCAGAAAATGAACTGCGCGGCCTGATGCAGGACCTGGACATCGAGCTGGTGGTGCTGGCCCGCTACATGCAGATCCTCAGCAACGACCTGTGCAGTGATCTGTCCGGCCGGGCGATCAACATCCACCATTCCTTCCTGCCCTCGTTCAAGGGTGCCAGGCCGTACCACCAGGCACACGCCCGCGGAGTGAAGCTGATCGGCGCAACCGCGCACTACGTCACCTCGGACCTGGATGAAGGACCGATCATCGAACAGGAAGTTATCCGCGTGGACCACGCCCGCTCCGCCCCGCAGCTGGCCGCACTGGGCAGCGACGTCGAAGGCCGGACGCTGTCCAAGGCCGTGCAGTGGCACGCCGAGCACCGGGTACTGCTGGACGGGAAGCGGACCATCGTCTTCAACTGA
- a CDS encoding gamma carbonic anhydrase family protein — MAHVISLRGKTPDIDPSVFLAPTASLIGDVVMGPGSSAFYGVCVRGDSNSIRVGAGSNLQDNVVLHADPGFPTTVGERVSIGHNAVVHGCTIEDDCLIGMSATVMNGTVVGTGSLVAAGAVVLEGTLIPPRSLVAGVPAKVRRQLTDDEFDGVRANAANYLETAAAHREALPTV; from the coding sequence ATGGCACACGTTATTTCACTCCGGGGCAAGACCCCGGACATCGACCCGTCAGTCTTCCTCGCCCCCACCGCCTCGCTGATCGGCGACGTCGTCATGGGCCCGGGATCCAGCGCCTTCTACGGAGTCTGCGTCCGCGGAGACTCCAATTCCATCCGCGTCGGCGCCGGCAGCAATCTGCAGGACAACGTGGTGCTCCATGCCGATCCGGGATTTCCCACCACCGTCGGCGAGCGCGTCAGCATCGGCCACAACGCCGTGGTCCACGGCTGCACCATCGAGGACGACTGCCTGATCGGCATGAGCGCCACGGTCATGAACGGCACCGTGGTGGGTACCGGCTCGCTGGTGGCCGCCGGCGCCGTCGTCCTGGAAGGCACACTCATCCCGCCGCGTTCCCTGGTCGCCGGGGTGCCCGCCAAGGTCCGGCGCCAGCTCACCGATGACGAGTTCGACGGCGTCCGGGCCAACGCGGCGAACTACCTCGAGACGGCGGCCGCGCACCGCGAGGCGTTGCCCACGGTCTGA
- a CDS encoding phage holin family protein, with product MSSEIPEPPPTKAESTSLGDLLGQVTADMSTLMRQEVELAKVELKQSATRAGKGAGMFAGAAVAGYFVLLFLSIALWQALGHLIGLGWSGLVVAVIWAIIAAVLAMRGRTEMRKVRGMPQTSETLQEIPGTLKPNEDPR from the coding sequence ATGAGTAGCGAAATCCCTGAACCGCCCCCGACAAAGGCTGAGAGTACGTCCCTTGGGGACCTGCTGGGGCAAGTAACCGCGGACATGTCCACCCTCATGCGTCAGGAGGTGGAACTGGCAAAGGTCGAACTGAAGCAGTCTGCCACCCGTGCGGGCAAGGGGGCAGGGATGTTTGCCGGTGCAGCAGTGGCCGGCTACTTCGTCCTGCTGTTCCTCTCGATCGCGCTCTGGCAGGCCCTCGGGCACCTGATCGGCTTGGGCTGGTCAGGGCTCGTGGTCGCTGTGATCTGGGCGATTATTGCCGCTGTCCTGGCGATGCGTGGCCGCACTGAAATGCGCAAGGTCCGAGGCATGCCTCAGACGTCGGAGACCCTGCAGGAAATTCCCGGAACCCTTAAACCGAATGAGGACCCACGATGA
- a CDS encoding GNAT family protein: MDVTFMPLSDRDDEELVKFLTTNSFPYHRITAPSEELVRQLIVDGRFEADGVCTYWVYGDNRRLGLVIVERLESQCPTFDLRLLEEARGHGAGVPVLQALTGLVFADRPAANRFAGRTREDNTAMRKTFLRSGFLKEAHYRDDWLLDDGGRIASVTYAMLRSDWEQGTLTGFDWEDVE, encoded by the coding sequence ATGGACGTAACCTTCATGCCGCTCTCTGACAGGGACGACGAAGAGCTGGTCAAGTTCCTGACCACCAACAGCTTTCCGTACCACCGCATCACGGCGCCTTCCGAGGAGCTGGTGCGTCAGCTGATTGTGGACGGGCGCTTTGAAGCCGACGGCGTCTGCACCTACTGGGTCTACGGCGACAACCGCCGGCTCGGCCTGGTCATCGTGGAGCGGCTGGAAAGCCAGTGCCCCACCTTCGACCTGCGGTTGTTGGAGGAAGCCCGCGGGCACGGCGCAGGGGTGCCGGTGCTGCAGGCCCTGACCGGGTTGGTCTTTGCCGACCGGCCGGCGGCTAACCGGTTTGCCGGCCGGACGCGTGAAGACAACACGGCCATGCGCAAGACCTTCCTCCGATCGGGGTTCCTGAAGGAAGCCCACTACCGCGATGACTGGCTGCTGGACGACGGCGGCCGGATCGCCTCGGTCACCTACGCGATGCTGCGCAGCGACTGGGAACAGGGGACCCTGACGGGGTTCGACTGGGAGGACGTGGAGTAA
- a CDS encoding Gfo/Idh/MocA family oxidoreductase, whose product MVATGNVAAKVTEDIARLEDAVLQAVSSRGEASAVEFADRFGFARACFDTERGKGYRQLVDDPEVDVVYVAAPHAQHYEISRAALLAGKHVVCEKSLTINARETEDLIGIAASRGLFLMEAVWTRFLPCVNRIWEILASGELGDVGWIQADLGFPAAGSPAGWWDPEAGGGALLDLTVYPLTLAVGALGFPERVSAVGTLTGDGIDKQNALLLTYSSGAAAQLMSSLVSSGTRTATISGTKGWLRTGAPLHNPVELTVSPYQGEERVERFPQVGNGYTYELREATRCIQSGLPESPTMSWDHSLQTMRLFDNARSQMGVRYPADDVRPASSGPTGPRAHRKAVPRDAGPLP is encoded by the coding sequence GTGGTCGCGACGGGCAATGTCGCCGCCAAGGTTACCGAGGACATCGCCCGGCTGGAGGACGCTGTGCTGCAGGCCGTAAGTTCGCGCGGCGAGGCCTCAGCGGTGGAGTTCGCCGATCGGTTCGGATTTGCGCGTGCGTGCTTCGACACCGAGCGGGGCAAGGGGTACCGCCAGCTCGTGGACGATCCGGAGGTTGATGTTGTCTACGTGGCTGCCCCGCACGCGCAGCACTATGAGATTTCCCGGGCTGCGCTGCTGGCCGGGAAGCATGTGGTCTGCGAGAAGTCCCTGACCATCAACGCCCGGGAGACGGAGGACCTCATCGGGATCGCGGCCTCCCGCGGGCTTTTCCTGATGGAGGCCGTGTGGACGCGGTTCCTGCCCTGCGTCAACCGGATCTGGGAAATCCTGGCCAGCGGCGAGCTCGGTGACGTGGGCTGGATTCAGGCAGACCTGGGCTTCCCGGCTGCCGGCAGTCCCGCCGGCTGGTGGGACCCGGAGGCCGGGGGCGGAGCACTGCTGGATCTCACCGTTTATCCGCTCACGCTGGCCGTTGGCGCCTTGGGATTTCCGGAGCGGGTGTCCGCCGTCGGAACCCTCACCGGCGACGGCATCGACAAGCAAAACGCACTGCTCCTGACGTACTCCTCCGGTGCCGCTGCCCAGCTGATGTCGTCATTGGTTTCCTCGGGTACCCGCACTGCCACCATTTCCGGAACCAAGGGGTGGCTGCGGACCGGGGCGCCGCTGCACAACCCGGTGGAACTGACCGTTTCGCCGTATCAGGGCGAGGAACGGGTGGAGCGGTTTCCGCAGGTCGGCAACGGCTACACGTACGAGCTGCGCGAAGCCACCCGCTGCATTCAGTCAGGCCTGCCGGAGTCCCCCACCATGAGCTGGGACCACTCGCTGCAGACAATGCGCCTTTTTGACAACGCCAGATCCCAGATGGGTGTGCGGTATCCCGCCGACGACGTCCGGCCGGCGAGCAGCGGCCCAACCGGGCCCCGAGCCCACAGGAAAGCGGTCCCGCGAGATGCAGGACCGCTTCCGTAG
- a CDS encoding NADP-dependent isocitrate dehydrogenase: MAEKIKVVGSVVELDGDEMTRIIWQFIKDRLINPYLDVDLKYYDLSIQNRDATDDQVTIDAANAIKEHGVGVKCATITPDEARVEEFGLKKMWVSPNGTIRNILGGVVFREPIIISNIPRLVPGWNKPIIIGRHAHGDQYKATNFKVPGAGTLTLTYTPKDGGEEIKTQVVTYGDDGGVAMGMYNFNDSIRDFARASFAYGLQRNYPVYLSTKNTILKAYDGQFKDLFQEVFDAEFKDQFEAAGLTYEHRLIDDMVASAMKWEGGYVWACKNYDGDVQSDTVAQGFGSLGLMTSVLMTPDGKTVEAEAAHGTVTRHYRQHQQGKPTSTNPIASIFAWTRGLMHRGKLDNTPEVISFAETLEDVVIKTVESGKMTKDLAALVGPEQGYLTTEEFLAELDANLKTRLG; encoded by the coding sequence GTGGCTGAGAAAATCAAGGTTGTGGGTTCTGTTGTAGAACTCGACGGCGACGAGATGACCCGTATCATCTGGCAGTTCATCAAGGACCGCCTGATCAACCCGTACCTCGACGTAGACCTGAAGTACTACGACCTCTCCATCCAGAACCGCGATGCCACTGATGACCAGGTCACCATTGATGCTGCAAACGCCATCAAGGAACACGGCGTGGGCGTCAAGTGCGCAACCATCACTCCGGATGAAGCCCGCGTCGAAGAATTCGGCCTGAAGAAGATGTGGGTTTCCCCGAACGGGACCATCCGCAACATCCTCGGCGGCGTTGTCTTCCGCGAACCGATCATCATTTCCAACATCCCGCGCCTGGTGCCGGGCTGGAACAAGCCGATCATCATTGGCCGCCACGCACACGGCGACCAGTACAAGGCAACCAACTTCAAGGTTCCCGGTGCCGGCACGCTGACGCTGACCTACACCCCGAAGGACGGCGGGGAAGAAATCAAGACCCAGGTCGTCACTTACGGTGACGACGGCGGCGTGGCCATGGGCATGTACAACTTCAACGACTCCATCCGCGACTTTGCCCGGGCGTCCTTCGCCTACGGCCTGCAGCGGAACTACCCGGTTTACCTCTCCACCAAGAACACGATCCTGAAGGCCTACGACGGCCAGTTCAAGGACCTGTTCCAGGAAGTCTTCGACGCCGAGTTCAAGGACCAGTTCGAAGCAGCCGGCCTCACCTACGAGCACCGCCTGATCGATGACATGGTGGCCTCCGCGATGAAGTGGGAAGGCGGCTACGTCTGGGCCTGCAAGAACTACGACGGCGACGTCCAGTCCGACACCGTGGCGCAGGGCTTCGGCTCGCTCGGCCTGATGACCTCAGTGCTGATGACCCCGGACGGCAAGACCGTCGAGGCCGAAGCAGCACACGGCACGGTCACGCGCCATTACCGCCAGCACCAGCAGGGCAAGCCCACCTCCACGAACCCGATCGCCTCGATCTTCGCGTGGACCCGTGGCCTGATGCACCGCGGCAAGCTGGACAACACCCCCGAGGTCATCAGCTTCGCTGAAACCCTCGAAGACGTTGTCATCAAGACCGTCGAGTCCGGCAAGATGACCAAGGACCTCGCGGCCCTGGTCGGCCCGGAGCAGGGATACCTGACCACCGAGGAATTCCTCGCTGAGCTCGATGCCAACCTGAAGACCCGCCTGGGCTAA